Proteins encoded together in one Helicobacter pylori window:
- a CDS encoding fibronectin-binding domain-containing protein, whose translation MKFFLLKKFSEFLNTQTHFNLKRLNASGFLLETFSKEKHAFVVDLNAPYIGLSKKPPESVLKNTLALDFCLNKFTKNAKILQANVIDNDRILEIKGAKDLAYKSENFILRLEMIPKKANLMILDQEKCVIEAFRFNDRVAKNDILGALPPNIYEHQEEDLDFKGLLDILEKDFLSYQHKELEHKKNQIIKRLNTQKERLKEKLEKLEDPKNLQLEAKELQTQASLLLTYQHLIHRNESCVVLKDFEDKECAIEIDKSMPLNAFINKKFTLSKKKKQKSQFLHLEEENLKEKIAFKENQINYVKGAQEESVLEMFMPSKNSKIKRPMSGYEVLYYKDFKIGLGKNQKENIKLLQDARANDLWMHVRNIPGSHLIVFCQKNAPKDEVIMELAKMLIKMQKDVFNSYEIDYTQRKFIKIIKGANVIYSKYRTISLKDT comes from the coding sequence ATGAAATTTTTTCTTTTAAAGAAATTCAGCGAATTTTTAAACACTCAAACGCATTTTAACCTCAAACGCTTGAACGCGTCTGGCTTTTTATTAGAGACTTTTTCTAAAGAAAAACACGCCTTTGTTGTGGATTTGAATGCGCCTTATATTGGTTTGTCCAAAAAACCCCCAGAGAGCGTTTTAAAAAACACTTTAGCGTTAGATTTTTGTTTGAATAAATTCACTAAAAACGCCAAAATTTTACAAGCAAACGTCATTGATAACGATCGGATTTTAGAAATCAAGGGCGCTAAAGATTTGGCTTATAAGAGTGAAAATTTTATTTTGCGTTTAGAAATGATCCCTAAAAAAGCCAACCTCATGATTTTAGATCAAGAAAAATGCGTGATAGAAGCCTTTCGTTTTAATGACAGGGTCGCTAAAAACGATATTTTAGGGGCATTGCCTCCTAATATTTACGAGCATCAAGAAGAGGATTTGGATTTTAAGGGATTGTTAGACATTTTAGAAAAAGATTTTTTATCCTATCAGCATAAAGAATTAGAACACAAGAAAAATCAAATCATCAAGCGATTAAATACCCAAAAAGAACGCTTGAAAGAAAAATTAGAAAAACTAGAAGATCCTAAAAACTTACAATTGGAAGCGAAAGAATTGCAAACTCAAGCCTCGTTATTGCTCACTTACCAGCATTTAATCCATAGGAATGAAAGCTGCGTGGTTTTAAAGGATTTTGAAGATAAGGAATGCGCGATTGAAATTGATAAGAGCATGCCCTTAAACGCCTTTATCAATAAAAAATTCACTCTCAGCAAGAAAAAGAAACAAAAATCGCAATTTTTGCATTTAGAAGAAGAGAATTTAAAAGAAAAAATCGCTTTTAAAGAAAATCAAATCAACTATGTTAAAGGAGCGCAAGAAGAAAGCGTTTTAGAGATGTTTATGCCCTCTAAAAATTCTAAAATCAAACGCCCGATGAGCGGGTATGAAGTGCTGTATTATAAGGATTTTAAAATCGGTTTAGGGAAAAACCAAAAAGAGAATATCAAGCTTTTACAAGACGCAAGAGCGAATGATTTGTGGATGCATGTAAGAAATATTCCTGGATCGCATTTGATCGTTTTTTGCCAAAAGAACGCGCCCAAAGATGAGGTCATTATGGAATTAGCCAAAATGTTGATTAAAATGCAAAAAGATGTGTTTAATAGTTACGAAATTGACTACACGCAACGAAAATTTATCAAAATCATCAAAGGAGCTAATGTCATTTACTCAAAATACCGAACTATTAGTCTAAAGGACACTTAA
- a CDS encoding prohead core protein, producing the protein MSQPLETLDKDKQAMSEAIKKDIEKDKENLARVEADKKVKADESESRYEKDDDKKADKLDKEIAKDKASPNKDELYEDDDRAKRDKERDDALRDKEKAKDDACMVRADDDTIEDDEEYGDDDTMSMKNKNNDEVNVIQEYKKIYDECEVTDKIKILGNIQKYQMDMLKFRP; encoded by the coding sequence ATGAGCCAACCATTAGAAACATTGGATAAAGATAAACAAGCCATGAGTGAAGCGATCAAAAAAGATATTGAAAAAGACAAAGAAAACCTCGCACGAGTGGAGGCAGACAAAAAAGTCAAAGCCGATGAGAGTGAAAGCCGTTATGAAAAAGACGATGACAAAAAAGCCGATAAGCTTGACAAAGAAATCGCTAAAGATAAAGCCAGCCCTAACAAAGACGAGCTTTATGAAGATGACGATAGAGCTAAACGAGACAAAGAACGAGACGATGCCTTGCGTGATAAAGAAAAAGCTAAAGATGATGCATGCATGGTAAGGGCAGACGATGATACCATAGAAGACGATGAGGAGTATGGTGATGATGATACTATGAGCATGAAAAATAAAAACAATGATGAAGTCAATGTTATACAAGAATACAAAAAGATATACGATGAGTGCGAAGTAACAGACAAAATCAAAATATTAGGCAATATCCAAAAGTATCAAATGGATATGCTTAAATTTCGCCCCTAA